Part of the Chanos chanos chromosome 5, fChaCha1.1, whole genome shotgun sequence genome, tgccaaatgaaactttttgactattaagatatgctaatggtggttaaatgctagtaacttattaacaaatatctgatgggtctgacaggtataaatgctggctgatggagaagacaaagtaagctaagtagCCATTGAGATtggaggcttaacagtacacaTAAATGTGGGAtgactatttggcaagcaacggGTCACTGTTGTGCTTTTTATCTAAcagtttataacagcttattaatgatttataaagtgttcacaacctaattaataatctaattatgaaccattcacaaaccctttataagggtagtgtTACTGTAAAGTAGTACCGAGAGTTTTAAGCCAGGCAAATAAAAGCAGGgagaacaaagaaacatttgcgtcaaatgtaatattttaattcttttataATACAATTTCAGAGTTTCTGAATGAAACATCAAAAGAGCTGTCGGAAGTGTTAAAGAACCTTAGCATGAAAGAAATGAAGGAAATATTCCAAGTTTAAACTCTGAGGCCTTCATTTAGGACCTCATATCAACATGTGAAATGATGCTTAGAGCTCCAGTTAACTATGTTTCATAGGCTATGATGTTAGGTATCACCATGGATGTATTTCTCCGGGGTCTGGTTTTCAGAGACTCCCAATTCTCTGTTTATTATGTGCACAAAGCTGTAAAGTGCTCCACCTCCCAGCCATGCTCTTATAGGCCGAAGCCAGACATGTGAATCTTGAACTGATGCAACTgccagagcagcagagagatGTGGTCAACTCTGGACGTGTGACAGAGTTTGTCTATTCCAAAGCTTTGGGTGGGGTGCTCCTTAAATGGCAATTCTGGTTTTGTAGCTCCAACAGCTTTCAAAAGAAGAAACTAGGTCTTTTAGCTGTagttcactgtgtttgttggtTCTGTCTTCATTAGTGGTTATCTGTCATTCCAGTTCCTGACTTCATGAAGacaaaatgcccccccccccccccccacccccatggGCAATTCCAATCAGTATACCagtgtataaatatatttttgcgatacaatgtttttttttttaaaagctacTTACCTTTGGCCTTttttactgaaacaaaacaccagAGAGCACATCAGAGATGTTCAGATGTATTTTCAAAATCTCCGTTGTGCCTGTAGTTCTGTTTTActccctgtctgctctctcccttTAACACTCAAATTCTCCAGATATATTAGTTAATAGGTCATTAAATTTTGCCAGTAGTATTTTATAAACAAGCATTTTAGAAAAGTTATATCATAGAAACAGATCAAAATGTACAAACTTTAGTGTAAATTTATTGCGTTATGTTtttatgtggggtttttttgtttgtttggttggttttttttaacacattccatctatcttttttcccctcagtgttCGAGAATAAGGACAAGATTGTGATTGTAATGGAATATGCCAGCAAGGGTGAACTGTATGACTACATCAGTGAACGCAGGCGtctgagcgagagagaaacacgACACTTTTTCCGACAGATTGTCTCTGCTGTTCATTACTGCCATAAGGTGTGCTGAGACCATCATTTGCCCTGCTTTCTCTCCCTGACCTCATGTGTAACTAGACCTCTATCTATGACAGCATGGGAGATTATTTAACAAACCCAGCTAGATGCAGAGATGTCAGCTCTCCAGGCATGTTATCTTTAGCCACCtcaggtttgggaggactttGTAATTGACAGGCTGATGAGAAACAGGGCTGTTTAGAGAGTTCATAGAGCTTTTTAACACAGCTAACAACAGAATAATAATGGCTTCTTAGCATAGCTGTCAACAGAGCAGTAATGGCATGCATCCTGATGTGTTGGTCAGCCTGCACTGAGTGAAAAGGGCAAGCGTGGCCAATGTTCTTAATCAAAGCTTTAACAGAGGGCATTCCTCTTGCTTTCCCAATCCACAGACTCCATCAGTTCTCGTTTCCAACCTTCTACACACAACTGTCCTCTATGCACTGGCTCTGTTTGAACCACTCGATCCTCACTCTTGTAATCTACTCTCCTCACTGGTTAAGCCAGTGATCTACAGGGAACCATGACTAGGTGGGCTTGCCCTGATTGTCATCTTCTCTGCAGCTGGGGAGAAATGATATCATTTCCTTAGAAAAGTAAGCTCCATACAGCTTGTGACAGGGCAGGGAGATGGGTCAGTTAGCCTGGGCCACAGTCTGTGGGAACACCTGGGTGGGATtacagaaaagacaggaaagCAGACTATTGAAATACTGATACCCAGCTTGCTCTTTTCCATGGTGAGGCAATAAGAAGCGCATGGTGCATAGCCTGATCCAAAACACAGTCTCCAattcaaatccaaaataactgcatttccttctctgtgtttcacatcTTAATTgcagttttaaaagaaatgccattaacactgtcagtttTAATTTGTTACTGTTGTTAACAGAATTTGAATCTTTCTTTCAGAATCTGTCTTTGACAGATGTTTATTAATGTAAAGACATTATGTGTAAAATCATGAAGAACATCATATGGTCATATATTATAGGTATTGTTTACTTGTTATTATGCACCTCACCATAAATAGGCACCATTTATCACACTATAAGCCGTAGTCTTGCGTGCTTTACTGTGACACTAATGTGATATTTATGCTACTTTTTTTGCAGAATGGTGTGGTGCACAGGGATCTGAAACTGGAAAATGTACTACTGGATGAAAACTGTAACATTAAGGTGCAAATCATGAACTTCTTACACTCTAGAGGCCTCTTGAAAATCACCTTGTCAGAAGCAATCTCTCTAGACTTATCTGTCAGCCTTTGACATTTACTTCCTGATAAGAGCTTGAATATGCTATTGTGTGTAAGTGAGCTATAAGGGAAATAAGGGAACTGCAATGCTTACAGTTCTTTTAGACAGGACAAGACATTAAAACTATATGATATGACTTTGCAGAATCAACTTGGTGGTCAGTTACCATACAACATTTggaatataaataaaatgtaatacattCACGCAGATCCACTAATTTACTTTGACCACGCATTAAAATTGAATTCtgagtattgtgtgttttaacttAACAGATTGCTGACTTTGGGTTGTCCAACCTGTATCACAAGGACAAGCTCTTGCAGACATTCTGTGGAAGCCCACTGTATGCATCACCAGAAATCGTCAATGGGAAACCTTACCATGGCCCAGAGGTAGGCAGGTCCAAAGCTGTAGTCTCCTTACATTCATGGGTGAAAACTCTTTGGGCTTCTCATAGATGAAGCACAGTGTCTCATTTACGCTGTAGGTTGCCTCTTTGatggttttcttcaacaaagcTATTCAAAGTAATTCCAGAATCAGTGCACCTTTTTGACACCTGGTGTCTTGCAGGCCACTGAGGACTTGAACACTATGAGTGTTTTACTCTTGATTAGTCCTCACAAATGCTTCTAAATTACTTAGACAGGCTGGTTAACTACTGTGCCGAGGTTGGGGGTGAGAGTGAAATTGCTTGACACACTTTGATCActcactgaaaaacattttgtttggcACAGCCAAGCAGGTGCTGTTAAGTATTTTATAAGAGGCGTACATTTCGTATTTTTAGACCCTGTCTGAATCTTTTAattttgtataatttttttgAGGCATTCAAAAAAGCAGCACAGATATTATAATCAAATCACAAAACAGGGAAATGCCACAAATTATACCTCACAAGGGACATATAAACCAAATACTATAGTCCTTGTCTTGTTGTTGGTGAAATTAAAAAGctgagagacaaaagaaagTCAATTACATGATGATGTCTAATCATTTTAACCTGCTATCTGATTTCCTGTGGCCTAGTACTCAGTAAATGGCTAGTCAGAGGTGGGTTATCATGACACTGATATCACGCCTGCTCTCATTAGGCATTGCTTTCTTCAGACATCCCTCCATTGTAGAGGCAAGCTTTATCTAACTTGCCTTGGCCTTGCTTAAAAGCTTAGTTGTGTAATACATATGAAAGTTTTCAAATATCATTATTTGTCCTCTTTAGGTGGATAGCTGGGCACTAGGTGTGTTGCTGTACACCCTAGTTTATGGGACCATGCCGTTTGATGGGGGAGATCACAAAATCCTCATCTGGCAAATCAGCAACGGGGAGTACAAAGAGCCCACCCAGTCCTCAGGTACCTAGGTTTCATGGCACCTGCCATCTCTCAGATCTCTTCAGCTTCAGGTTCCATATATCTACAGACTTGGGTTTGAATTTAAGTATTAAACAATTAATAGAAGACTTGACAGAGTTCTTTGGCATAAACTTGCACAGCTAATGGCATGTCTCTACCTGTctaaagaaaatatgaatagATACATGATAAGGGTCTTAATAacaattcatttatatttttctctccaTAGATGCCCGTGGTCTGATCCGCTGGATGTTGATGGTGAACCCTGAGAGAAGGGCCACTTTGGAGGACATTGCCAATCATTGGTGGGTAAATTGGGGCTGGAAGAATAGTGTATGTGATTGTGAAGCCCAGCATGATGCCAACTCCCCAATGCTGGCACGCCTAATTGATTGGCAGAACCGCGCAGAGTCACGCCCAGCCAAAGCCACTCGGTCTGAACCACTCCTGCTAGTGCGCCAGCGCCCAAAGAAGTCCAAGAAGGAGAATAATGAAGGAGTATCCAACTGTGGTGAGGAAGACAACCTGGGCCTGAAAAGACCTAAGGGCATCCTGAAGACAAGACTCTCAGAGGAGCAACACTCACCCAGTCTGGAAGAGATTGAGTTGGGGCCTGTCACTGGGGACTCAGTGCTGGAACCTCTGACTAGTGCaggacaagaggaagaagaagagattgCTCTCCCAGAGGGTTCTCATGCTAAGAAGGTGCCCATTCTGCCAGTGAAAGGCATCCTGAAGAACAATCAACAACGAGAATCAGGGTACTATTCCTCTCCAGAGCGCAGTGAGTCCACTGAGTTGCTAGGTGGCATTGTTACACCTCTCATTGCAAGTTCACCTCCAAAAAGAGTTATTGGAAGAAAGGGCATCTTGAAACGTAATGGTAAATACTCCACCCATAGCAATATGCCCTTAATGGGAGTCCTGGGGGAACCTTTATCAAATGATTCCGGCCTGTCCCGCAGCCAGAGTCGCCCATCCAGTATTATTGGTGATGACAGCTGTGTCCTCACCAATGGCTCTTTCAGTGATGCAGACTGGCCTCCTACAGCTTCTCGATCCAACATCCgagggtgtgtgtctgcagagaACCTGCTTGCCAACTTCAAAGGTCTTCAGACAGCCCCTCAGTTCCATGGAGGCAAGTTCAGCCGTGGAACTCATGGCTCCCCAGGGGACAACAGCAGCTTTTCCCTGTTGGGTGATCTGGATGACATGACTCAGGTGTACCAACAAGCTCTTGACATCAGCACCAATCTATCCTagaaataatgagagagagagagagagagagagagagagagagagagagagagagagagacaggcagacagacagaaagagaggagaaagaagagatgaGACATTACATcaggctgtgtttgtatgtgtgcatatgtttgtgttgctCATCACTGACGACCGGTCTGATGCTGGGATACACTGTAGATATGTATACAAATCAAACCTCCTCTGAAGGAATTCAGTTTGTAGCTAATACATGCACATAACTTTACATGATCAGAAGAATAGATACCACACAGTGCAGAGAAATCAAGGGTCCAAGAGTTTTTTGAAGTGGCATTAAGTGGTTGTCCTGGAGGAGTCCCTTTCTAGTAGATAAATACTGCATtcaaatgtttacatgtttactaGGTGAGTTGAAACCATACTCACTTAAACCATGCATTGGTGGCCTCTTCAAGAAGACCCTTACCAAATGAGGAGCCAAGCTGAGTTTACAAAAGCACCTTAAAACTCACAAAGAGCACATATTGTGTGTTTCACTTCATGTAAAGCAAACCAGGGTCTTGCTTGAAAATATTTCTCAATGTTAATTTATTAATATAATGCATAGATTTACTGATACAAAACTGGTGTGGTCTGGCTGTACTGGAAGAGTGCAAAGCTCAATTTCTCCAATCCGTTTGTGTAGAACTGACTTATGTAATTTTTTGCAACCCACTGAACTGAAATGGTATTTTCTCTATATCACAGAGTCCACATATGTAAAACATGAGGTCACATGTATCATGACAGCTACACATATGTCCTATATGTAGAATTATATGTATGATGTTTATGGGAATGTGTACTGTAGAAAGTGCCTTCATGGATTCATATGGAATTATGTATGTCATTTTCTTTACATGAAGAGAAATACCAGATCAAGCAATCACCAGGTGTGCTTACTGATTAATGCTGAATATGTCAAGACCCAGGACCTGTTAACCTAGAAAGGATATCTACTATACAAACACTGTTAAGGATCATTCTGTCTGAAATAACTGCCCTAGTATCCCAAATATTATCTCTTTTTCAGTGCAGGGACAAAACTGCTAAAATGTCCAGTTTATCCCTCTCTCAGAAGCATTTCAGCCCATTTACAACTCTTCTGTGCATGTTTTCTGCTTGGGGTTATGCCCTTGTTTTTTGTGAATAAATAGCTGCTTAAGCCATGTGGACACCTGCAGCTTAAGAGGTCTCTACAAAAGGTGGAAGTTTTGGACACACTAAGTTCCCAGgaatgttctgaatgtgtaCTGCTCCACATTTTGAACGATCAccctttgttgttttctttggggCATGACAAAACATTAACTAGTACCTGCAGTATTCTCGAACGACAGCACCTTCAgcctcattcacattcatttcctGACCAGGATAATAtatggtttctctgtgtttgtcatttttttacagaaatggtAGTTTTAGCAGCCTCAGGTTAGTgctgattttaaatgtttcaggTAAGATGGTGGAGTGCATTATACAGAAGGTAAGAGAGGATGTAGATCATACTgttgatggagagaaaaagccaGACTTAGTATAGTAGGTTGAATACATTAGTAAAGGATAGAACTTTTCAATCAGATGGAACTGGAAACATTTACTCTCTGAATGATTATCACAACTTTATCTCAAGTTCAGTGCTGGATTGAAAAGAAGTGTATTTGTTGAAGAGGTGAACTGAAGTATGTGGATAATAAGGAAAAAGAGAATGTTATTGTTTAACCAAAGAGGGTTGAAATCACATAATTTGACAAATTGAAACAACCTTGTGGAGCGAGCAGCCACTTACATACAGCCTATAGGCTGAGCTTGGCCTATATTAACTTAGGGGGATATGGTCAAAAATGAAGTATGTCTTTGCATGCTCCAGAGACCAGAGATAAAACATTATTGACATACCAACCCAAAGCATTGAGCAAAACTTGCTAGTAGCAACATTTCCACAAAGGGATAGCAAGTAAAGTTCTAATGTTGTACGCAGTGGAACATTTAATGTCCAACCTCAAGTGACAGAGCAAGATGTACACAGTACTCTGGTTGTGCAGCGAAGCTTCTGGGTATTGATTACACTGAGAGActcatgtatttgtattttactGCTTTTAGTGTTGCATTGCATTGTCAACTGGATTTACAATGATTAAATTATACTATGTTAGTATTTTGTTCTattatgcttttctttttgattctctaaaatgtcacattttgatATTACTTTGTGTTATGAcagatatttgtttgtgttcctcACATTAAATTCTGTCTCCTATATAGGATTGGCTCCTTTGGTTGGTCAGGATCTGTCCTTCATGGCCCTTTGTATCAGTGAGATTCCAGTTTTTACTCCCATACAGTAGGAGTAAGTATAACTGTTTGGAGTTCATAGTACTGCCAAACTCAGTTACAGGGATGTAACATTGTCTTTTCCCAACTGTGTCTGTTTCCCAAGTCCTGAATAAAAGCAGATTTGAACCTTCCCTTAAAATATCTTAAATGGTAATCTACTCAGCCTTCATTTTACTGCAGTGCTGTTAAATTCCAATATTTCATGACATACTTTAACATAAGTGTTGCCTGACTGTTACTGTAACTAGTGTTACTCTTTCAAACATCTGTTCCTAAATATATTGATGTAACAAATCCATAACATCAGGTTATAATTGGACAAGATCAACGCATACTCTTTACCAGACTGGAAATAACTGGTGTATGTTGGTATAGAAGTCTGATCATGAATTTGACTGGAAACATGACTGAAagttataaagacaaaaataccaatattatttaatttaattagttTTCTTACTGTTCACTACCATTGCTGTCAAATGCGACCACTGTCTTTTTAGGTATCAGTTTGGAACTGCTAAGGTCATTTTTGTTCAGTGCCTGTGCCATCTGTTATGATTGTTTTTTCGATAATGAGAATTATTACCATTGCTTTTCATGTCATATTTATTGGTGGTGAAGCCaatttgtttaatgtaatgCTAGTCCAAACAGTACTCATGCCGTGGTGTGTGGTGACGTTAACAGTCAGAATGAATGGTTTGGCAGGCAGTTGTGTTGTTCCAACTTtagttgtttgtgtatttgggaATCCTATATTGTAAGTCATCTGTGATGGAAAGGCTTAAAGGGTTCTGTGGTTTCTTTGACTCTACAAAACCAAGCCATTGTAACACCTGtccacacaaataaatgaataaatttacATCTTCTGGTCATGTGTTCTTGATTTGTGCATGTATTAGATTTCAATCTTAAACTCACTCCTAGAGGGGAGTATGGGGCTACGTAAATGTTTCTTTGATATAAGATGACAATGGGCACTACTGTAAATAAATGCCACAGGATTCATAGATGCTTTTCTAAGGGAGATTTTTTGTGAGGTATTTCTGGATCCTGCTAATAGTACAGGGACAGAATACGGGTGTGAGACACAAAGCAGGAAAAACAGCACATGAAGGAACGGGAGAACAGTTCTGTGGGGGAGGAGCTAACTGGAAAGGGAAAAGGCTGCCTCAACTGGTTTAATTCAATCCATATTTGCAGGGTAAGTGGTTTTCTGTTTGGCTGGCTAGAGTGTTCATCAAACCATGTGGAGAACCAGGGGATCACTTCTAGCTTGTGCTAATACCACAAAGGGCAGTCCATGGAGAAGCAAGAGTAAATCTGAAGGGAATCATCAGTGGCACTGGCCAAACATATATTCTGAAAACACACTTAGTTACTTGCCTCAAAGACTAGTTTATGTTAAAGATTGGGAGTGGTTTAGAATTTCCCATAATTACATTTAAGACGTTTTAAATTTtctgaataaagaaaatgacagcaaCAATGAACAAGAAACGTAGGAGTTATAACTATTGTTGTCGTAACTGTCCAAATCTAAAATTCCCTGTACTCTAACAGCACAGCTGCAGGAAACATTCCAATGTTATTTCAAAGAAGTAATACACAACATATATTTGGCGAGATTTTGATTGACTTTCGGTCACCCCAAAATCCTGCTTCTGGATTTTGACCCTCAAATAAAATGCAGCTGCCAAACTCTTGAAGCCACCCCACCAAGCCGATGGCAGTGGAGAGTTAGGTCAGACAGATTTCTGGCCTTATGTCTCTTAAATGCATGGAGGTTAACACTCAGTGCACCTAGTCATCTCTGAACAGCACATCAGGAAAGTTTGCCTAAAGTTTGTTCGAGTTTGCCCAAACAAAGAAACTCATAGTGATTTTAAGCATCAGAGGTATAAGTATTAACCCAAAGTGAGCTGGTTagagtggcaaggaaaaactccctttgACTAAGCTAGGAAGAAACCCTGAGAGGACCAGGAGTCAAAGGAGTCCCCTGCTGTTAGCAAAATAATCAGTCAATACTTTTCCTCTATCTGAGGGTATTTTGTATTGAGTGTTTATGTTAGAGCCTGAAAACTGAACTTTTAGCACAGTCCAGCAAAAGTATATGGGACTGAGACAATCCTAGTCAAGAATGTGTTGCAAttgtagtttttaaaaaaaggcagtaAAGTAAAGTATACTCTCAAAAGTTGATTCAGAATCCAATATTGCTATTCTTCATTTGCAGCACCATGGTGAAATGGCACATACTGAATATGCTGGAGTTTAATTCCTTCTTCCCtagctttttcttttgtctacTTTCTGTCTTGTTCCTCCTGCTTAGGATTCTATTTTTAGTTGTAGCACTGCTATTTTGGAATTCTTTGCTGACTGGCTTGTCTTGGATGTCTGTATAGCGAACCTTTCAGGAATGTCTGGCCTTCACTCAAACCACTACAGAGGCCAAGCACTTGGCTGTCAGCCTTTGAATGAAGGCTGGAATAGCTGAGAACCCTGGTcctggaggaggaaaagagagcatGCATATCTGCCTGTTTTTCGGCTGTATGTCTATATGATGGCTGTGGTgaaagtatatgtgtgtagcttatgcatttttgtgttgctgtgtgtaaatatgtatgagATGGCATCAGACAATCAAATCGGTGATAGAAtatgtctgtgtaagtgttgCTTTAATTTGTATGTGTCCATAGGAATAAAACTGATTCACCATTAAGTTTGCTGATGGGTTTCTGGACTGTGATAAATCTACTGCTACATGTCTGTGTGGTCTACTTGTAACCCATCTCTAATGGGAAGGTTTCTCTTCGCAAAATTGCAGTCTCTTATGTGACCCCCCACATGAGAGACTTACCAGAagttttcagagagacagaagataTCCAGGTAGTTCTACAACTAGTGCAGTTATTTAGAATGCTGCTCATagcttttttggtttggttaaaCATTTTGCTGTTTGCCACTGATACATTATGAAACATACAGCCCTTTGTTAATACGGTAAGAGTGTAAAAGATCCAGTGTCAAGTTCTAATGCTTGCTAAAATTTCTTTTAAGAAGACCGAAGAAACATAATGTAAATGGAAATTTAAATGTAAGAATGTCAACTGATTTTGTAAACATTGCAGTTAGGAAAGGATGATGTCAGGCGTGGAGTGGAggtggacccaagcgcaagacatggtgatggtggtgacaaaaaggaggattTAACTTACAGAATGTTggtaaataaacaggtgcaaacaggaataAAAGCCAGTAACAAAACAGTGAAGCCAAACAGagtgtatacaaacacaaacaacaatagacaaaggacaggtcaaacacaagggcttaaatacaagaggagaactaaacagggcaaacatgattggagcaaattaacaaggggagaatgaggttaataaatggaacaaacaggatcaggtgagggatggaaacacacaccgaacaggagcacaagacatttcaaactaaaagtccaaagatgagttgcaggctgtgacagatgAGTAGTTCTTTAAAATCATGTCAATTTTTATATGTATTAAGCAGGTTAAaattttttatgaaaatgttaaagCTTTTGTTAGTTTAcctttgtttgtatttttttattcaattttgtttgtatttattttgtgataCATTTGTTATGGTGGCTAACTTGTGTTATGTGatttactttatttaaataTAGACTTAACTGAATCAAACAATACTAgtaatctttaaaaaataaataattaccaCCATTGTCATTAAAAAATCCTGTTCTCATATTGAAAAATACTTAATAGGTAATAGTAATAGGTAATAGTGTTATACAACATGCTTGCATCAATATTGAGTTCAAAAACTAGCATCCCCCATCCCTACTGATCTaaaggttgtttgttttttgggcaCAGCTGTCTAATCTCCTGCTGTACATAATACTTTCACTTTCTTGTGTTTTCCTGTGACTGCTCTTCTGGCAGTTTTATATAACCTACAAAGAAATTTAAACTGAATGATTTGGGGGGTAACATACTGAAAGAAACATCTTCACATATTACCCCAAAATTCAGCTTTTCTTTGCAAGTTTATGGCTCCCACTTCAAAATAGAATCACTCCCAAAATGGATCcctttcagatttttttgtcatttaatacAGAGACCAGGTCTTATCCTCTGACTGACAGCCAAGCCTATGAACAAAGGGAAGCACGCCCAGTAAACTTGTGAGCTTTGTGATGTAGGCAAAGTctgagatacagaaagagacagatgtcagagagagaataagtatCTTCTTAGATTCTGCATAGTCCAAATCCATTTTCATTGTATATATTTTAACCCTCTTGGTAGACcacaaaggaaacacaaaagCCTTCAACTGCATTAGTAAAATATATTGTCCCACAAAAGGAAAATCCTATGAAAGTTGATGTCAATGCCCAGGTCTGAATATACTTGCCTCCATATTTTAGTGAACTTTTCATAACAGGCTCCACAGATAAATGGAAGCTTTATTCTTACTAGAAAGAAACAGCAAGtctagtatagtatagtatagtatgaCAGTAATGTCTACTAGCTAACTATGAAGTAAGGTTCTAGCTATAATCTTAGAACTCTAATCTGAAAACCTATCCTAACAGAAGTAATGCTTATGCATCTGTTACTGATTGATGTAAGCAATTGGACAACTTCATGGTTGCTTGATAGAGGTAAAGAGGCATCAGCACATGCAGTGGAGTCATGATGATAATGCACTGGAGTTAAGAATCACTGAACAAGTGAGAAATAATTAAGAACAAAGCACAGACAAGAAGAGCTGGGAAGCCCAGAGACGAAAACATTAAAATAGTCCAGTCTGCTAATAGCAAATACATATGCAAGTTTTTCTACATCACCCTTAGACCTGACCTAACTTAAATTCCTTAAACATTAGAGATGTTTTTGATATTGGGTACAAAGCAAAGATCTGAATCCAGCATCAAACACAGAATATGAACTTTAAGAGATGAAGAAATAGAGCCACAGACATTCCCTTTGACCTTTATTTGCTACAGTTAATATCtcttaatatgttttgtgttggttCAGCTGTTCGGTTGTGACATCCAATGGCATATTTATCTTACAAAGTAGTGACTGATTTGTTTATGGGCTGGAGATCATCAGGAAGAACAGATTACATACAGTTCTGTGTCATCAGCATGAAAACTAATTCATGCTTGCTGATAACATTTCCAACAAGTAGCATGTACAGGAAAGGAAGTAGTGGTCCTAAGATAGATCCCTGTGGAACAGTACAAGTGGTTCCAGTTTTATTTGGAATATGAGTTcccaagaaaacacaaaagggTCTTTTAGAGAAGTATGAATCAAACCTGAGAGACCTAACCACTTCTCATGTCTGTGTTACAATGTCATGATCAACAGCACTGAAACTTGGTTTTAGATAAAGTAACAGAGGAATAGGTTTGTTATTTGCATCAGCACTAAGCCTCAAGTCATTTACTACTCTAATCATTGCAGTCTCTGTACTATGATTAGTCTGAAAACCTCACAGGAGTAATTCAGTTATTATTGGATTTCAGAAATCCATTCAGCTGAGTAAAGACAACTTTTTCcagaatttttatttaaaaagggaGGTTAGATATGGGTCTATAAATTAGTGATGACAGCTGGACCtaagtttgttttctttaatactGTCTTCATGATAGCAAACCTAAAAAGCATTTGGGAAACCTCCAGTGAATAGGGAAGATGTATGCAGGGGGTTtgctagagcctatcccagtgctcattggacaaaaggcagggaaagaCCCTGGACATTTCACCAGTCACAGACACTGGCACATTCTGTGGTATAattaaaatacttaaatattaaagataaaaataccaaaatataAAACACTACAAAAATCTAAAATTGTAGTACTGActgacaagcaaacaaaacaaacagcaacgaGGAGTGATTACTCAGTAAACACTTCATTCTCTCAAACAG contains:
- the nuak1b gene encoding NUAK family SNF1-like kinase 1; the protein is METACISSQMLSRHEPELDQPSAGKPRDDKQPPPPSPNGSAVLEARSSADCRRLGVKKHHHKHNLKHRYELLETLGRGTYGKVKKAIERHSGREVAIKSIRKEKIKDEQDMVHIRREIEIMSSLRHPHIISVYEVFENKDKIVIVMEYASKGELYDYISERRRLSERETRHFFRQIVSAVHYCHKNGVVHRDLKLENVLLDENCNIKIADFGLSNLYHKDKLLQTFCGSPLYASPEIVNGKPYHGPEVDSWALGVLLYTLVYGTMPFDGGDHKILIWQISNGEYKEPTQSSDARGLIRWMLMVNPERRATLEDIANHWWVNWGWKNSVCDCEAQHDANSPMLARLIDWQNRAESRPAKATRSEPLLLVRQRPKKSKKENNEGVSNCGEEDNLGLKRPKGILKTRLSEEQHSPSLEEIELGPVTGDSVLEPLTSAGQEEEEEIALPEGSHAKKVPILPVKGILKNNQQRESGYYSSPERSESTELLGGIVTPLIASSPPKRVIGRKGILKRNGKYSTHSNMPLMGVLGEPLSNDSGLSRSQSRPSSIIGDDSCVLTNGSFSDADWPPTASRSNIRGCVSAENLLANFKGLQTAPQFHGGKFSRGTHGSPGDNSSFSLLGDLDDMTQVYQQALDISTNLS